The Barnesiella propionica genome contains the following window.
TACACCGTACAAATATGACCGGAGCGGCCAGAGGTAATGTTTCGACGGGTTGTTTGTTACTTACTCCGAAAGGAATGGAAGGTTTTCAGAGACAATTTCATGATTTCCCTGTAAACATTCATTTTAAGGTTGTAATACGACGTCGTATAAATTAAAATAATAGAGAAATGAAAAAAAATCTCATATTGGTAGTATTAAGTATAGGATATGTCTTTTCATATTCACAGCATAAAATACTTGTTCCGTATATTGAAGCGGCGGTAAAAATATTGGAAAGCGATACAATCCTAATTGTACACAGATTTCCATTAGATAAAGGAAAAGAATGTGACTATCCTATAATAATCGAAAAAGAAAATAAATTATACAATAGCGATTTTGGATATAATGGAAGCAATCAGTTAATACATTCATTATATTCTCCTTCTAAAAGTTATAGTATTATAGGTATAAATAACGATATAAATTATAAAGTAGAGCCAATAACGGAATTTAAATTTGGTTTGTCATTATATGGACGTAATTTTATCGTTCAAGATAAAATTAGTTCTTATGAATATTGTCAACAAAATGAAAAATCTGATACTTGTGATGTAATAATGATATATTCATTTTGTAGTAAGGAGAAAATAGATTCAGTAAAAGCCATATGGAAGGATAATAAATTTAGTTTAGAAGGCAATGTCGGAATCCTTCCCCGCTATATCTATTATCCAACAATAGAGGATATCAGTAAAACAGAATCGGAAGATTTGATAATCCGTCTCCACATACAAGACCGAAAAACAGGTAAAAGACGTACCATTAAGACGTACCGTGAACAGACCAGAACTTACTGGGAAGGCAAGGAAATGGTTTCTGCCCGGAATACGCAATGGATAGGTCCGGAGAGATTGACATTCATGACCACATGGTATGATCATAAAAGCGATTACCGTACGAATGTCACCATCTGGATGTATGATGTATCCGAAAATAAGCTAAAAATATTCCGCCGTTATAAACCTTTGCAACTGAATACGGGAATAAAATCCTATAGAATCTATGGAGACCGTACTTATTTTTGTACGAACCATGAAATCTTTTACCTGACTCCTGAAAATAAGAGGGTAGATATATATGTAACCAAAGGCCGGGAAATTATAGCGGATTTTACGATAGTCCGGTAACAGGTAGAAACGTATTTATGGGAATAATATCATGAATATGAAATAAAAAGTCGATGAAAAAGTACGTTATTTTAATGTTTATCCTATTCTTTATTTCCTGCCATAATAGCAAGGAGGCCGGGCTAACGGAGATGGTTATAAATTTATACATGCTACATCGGATAAAGGGAGGGTATATGGGAGGACTTCCCTGGGTTGCTTATTAATTCATTCTGGTCAATGGGAGGATTTTAATAAACAACTAGAAACGATTCCTCTAAACGTGCATTTTAAAGTTGTACTAAAAAGAACAAAATAATAAATATGAAAAAGAACCATGCATTTGTATTATTGGCTTTATTAATAGCATTTACCTTATTCGGAGAAATAAAGGGCGGATTTATTCCATATGTAGAATTCGTACAGATAAACTTAGACAAAAATGATAGTTTATATACTTTGCATCGAATCTCTGCTGATTCGGGGAGTATATATGAGACTCGAAATATGCCGTTTGGTTCCAAATCCGATGAGTTTCTATATAACGGAGGGCATGAACTTATACATAATTATTTTAGTAATGAAAAAACATATACAGCTATTGGAGAAAATAAAGGTAGGCAATTTTATACAGATTTGCGGACACAAAACTTTTCAGGTCTTTCATTATACGGTAGCTATTTTGCGATTTATACAAAAGAAAATGACAGCCAATATGCTGCGTTTGCCTATAATGATACTTGTATTGTGATGATATATAGATTTAATGATAAAATAAAAGTTGATTCAGTAAAAGCTATATGGGAGGATAATAAATTTAGTTTAGAAGGCAATGTCGGAATCCTTCCCCGCTATATCTATTATCCGACAATAGAGAATATCAGTAAAACAGAATCGGAAGATTTGATAATCCGCCTCCACATACAAGACCGAAAAACAGGTAAAAGACGTACCATTAAGACGTACCGGGAGCAGACCAGAACTTACTGGGAAGGCAAGGAACTGGTTTCGGACCGGAATACACAATGGATAGGTCCGGAGAGACTAACATTCATGACCACATGGTATGATCATAAAAACGATTACCGTACGAATGTCACCATCTGGATGTATGATGTATCCGAAAATAAGCTAAAAATATTCCGCCGTTATAAACCTTTGCAACTGAATACGGGAATAAAATCCTATAGAATCTATGGAGACCGTACTTATTTTTGTACGGACGACGAAATCTTTTACCTGACTCCTGAAAATAAGAGGGTAGATATATATGTAACCAAAGGCCGGGAAATTATAGAGGATTTTACGATAGTCCGGTAACAGGTAGAAACGTATTTATGGGAATAATATCATGAATATGAAATAAAAAGTCGATGAAAAAGTACGTTATTTTAATGCTTACCCTATTCTTTATTTCCTGCCATAATAGCAAGGAGGCCGGGCTAACGGAGATGGTTATAAAACAGCGATATTTATACATGCTACATCGGATAAAGGGAGGGTATATGGGAGGACTTCCCTGGGTTGCTTATTAATTCATTCTGGTCAATGGGAGGATTTTAATAAACAACTAGAAACGATTCCTCTAAACGTGCATTTTAAAGTTGTACTAAAAAGAACAAAATAATAAATATGAAAAAGAACCATGCATTTGTATTATTGGCTTTATTAATAGCATTTACCTTATTCGGAGAAGTAAAGGGCGGATTTATTCCATATGTAGAATTCGTACAGAAAAACTTAGACAAAAATGATAGTTTATATACTTTGCATCGAATCTCTGCTGATTCGGGGAGTATATATGAGACTCGAAATATGCCGTTTGGTTCCAAATCCGATGAGTTTCTATATAACGGTGGACGCGAACTTATACATACTTTTTTTAATAATGAAAACGCATATGCGTCTATTGGTGAAAATAATGGTAGACAGTTTAATGTAAATATAGTGACAACAGATGCAGTTGGCCTTTCGCTATATGGAAACAATTTATCTGTTTGTACTAAAGTTGATAATGATGTATATGTTATGGAAATGGAAAAAGATACAAATAATGTAGTGATGGTATGCTCATTCAAAGAAAAAGATCGAGCGGATTCGGTCATAATTACTTATAAAAATAATAAATTTAGTTTAGAAGGCAATGTCGGAATCCTTCCCCGCTATATCTATTATCCGACAATAGAGGATATCAGTAAAACAGAATCGGAAGATTGGGTAATCCGTCTCCACATACAAGACCGAAAAACAGGTAAAAGACGTACCATTAAGACGTATCGTGAACAGACCAGTACTTACTGGGAAGGCAAGGAACTGGTTTCTGCCCGGAATACGCAATGGATAGGTCCGGAGAGATTGACATTCATGACCATATGGTATGATCATAAAAGCGATTACCGTACGAATGTCACCATCTGGATGTATGACGTATCCGAAAATAAGCTAAAAATATTCCGCCGTTATAAACCTTTGCAACTGAATACGGGAATAAAATCCTATAGAATCTATGGAGACCGTACTTATTTTTGTACGGACGACGAAATCTTTTACCTGACTCCTGAAAATAAGAGGGTAGATATATATGTAACCAAAGGCCGGGAAATTATAAAGGATTTTACGATAGTCCGGTAACAGGTAGAAACGTATTTATGGGAATAATATCATGAATATGAAATAAAAAGTCGATGAAAAAGTACGTTATTTTAATGCTTACCCTATTCTTTATTTCCTGTCATAGTAACAAGGAGGCCGGGAGAACGATCGATTCTATAAAAGTATGGTAGTATTATAATGTTTTGTTTGAGAGAATAACAGCAGTTGATTGCCATGAGATTATCTATTTGCCTGAAAAAGTAGATACTTTGGAGGATGAACGTTTTTTACCCACTTCGCAATGTATTCTTGAATCAATAATAACAGACAAAGAAGTTTTAAGGGAGATATTAATAGAATTAGATGAACGGAAAATATTAAAAAGTGATTATATGGATGCCCGGATGAAATGTTATATATCATATAGTGACGGCCAAATAGATTCTTTGTGTATAAGTAGTATTTCTAATTATGGAAATTATAACGGTCAACCTGTAAAGTTAACTAATAAACTCATATATCTTATCCGTGAAAATTGCGGATTTTACAGATGGATAGGAGCGGACTATTTAAAATATTTTGATGAATTAAATGATACGACCTTTGTCAGAGAAAAAGTGAAATCCCGTTACGGCGGAGAATATTAATTAAGTATTAATGATTTATTTCGGTTGATCGCCATGAGATTGTCTATTTGCTTTTATTGAATTTTGAAGAGGTAAAAAAATAAGGAGGGTAAGTTTGGCATGAATTTATTGGTAATTCTTAAATTTAAACTATTATATTGTTTTTCTTGAATATACGAGATGGTTGTTTTAAATAGATAAGTATGAAAAAAAGTTTAGGGGTTGTTGTGTTGTTGTTCGTTTGTGCCTGTTTGTCGGCACAGAAAACCGATATTATGAAAGTGGCAAATCTGGAACGTTACGCCGGTAGTAATGAAAAGTTGTTGTCGCAGAAAGTGAAAAGACCTGTCGTTGTTTTTATGGGTAATTCCATAACGGAGGGATGGGTAAGAATACGTCCGGACTTTTTTTCTTCGAATAATTATATCGGCCGGGGTATTAAGGGACAAACCAGCTCCCAGATGCTATTGAGATTCCGCCATGATGTCTTGGCTCTTCATCCCGATATGGTCGTGATTAATGCGGGGACGAACGATATTGCGGAAAATACGGGAGAATACGATCTGAATTTTACATTGGGCAATATAGAGTCGATGGCAGAGATAGCCCGGGCGAATGGGATAAAGGTGATTTTAACTTCGGTACTTCCGGCGGTAGTGTTCGGATGGAACCCGGATATTTCCGGTGTATCCGGGAAAATAGATGAATTGAATCGTGAGATCAGGGCTTATGCGGAAAAAAGAGGTATTTTGTATGTCGATTACAATTCGGGTATGAGAAAGGATGACGGGGCGATGGTAAACGAATATAGCCGTGACGGAGTACATCCGACCGGAAAAGGGTACGAAATCATGGAACAGAGGATAAAGCCTGTTATCGATAGCGTGTTAAAAGATAAGTAATAATTATGATTTTGGCAGAAAACAAGAAGCCTTTTATATTATTTGAAAAGCTTCTATTGGAATGAGTATTGTACCGTTTGTTTTTGTTTTGTAGTGCTTTATTTTGTTTATTTAACAATGTGTTGTTCTTATAATTATTTGGAAAGTATTTTAAATATTTTATCTTTACGCTTGATATATATTAAATATAACAGCCTTAAATCTATTTATGTAATGAAAACAAAGAAATTAACCAGAGCGGCGACGGTATTTTTTATGTTTCTGCTTTGTATGTCGAGTGTGGTAAGAGCGCAAATAGCAGGCCCGGGAGTAGATCCTGATGTGATTATGCTCGATGATTTTGAGAGCGGGAGTACTTCTAAGTGGACTCCTCGTCCCGGTAGTAGAGGGGAAAAGATGAGTTTTGAATTGATGAATGCCGCGAACGGCGATCTCGTGCGTTTTGGCAATTATGCATTAAAGGTTAATATTGACTTTACCGATGCTCAAGAAAATCAGACGCTTACAGCTCAAATTAGTCCGGGAACATCGGGCGAAGCTCTTCAGATTCCCGGCAACGCTTCGGGCGGTAAAATGCTCGGTATGTGGGTTTACGCGACTCCCGGAGTAGAGGGTATGTGGCTTAGGGTTTCAACAAGACCTATTGGTTCTACTTCAGGTGTAACCAATACCGATTTAGCTTCTAAAATTAACTGGACCGGATGGAAATATGTCCAGTGTAAATTGCCTGCCAAACATGAATTCCATCCTGACGGAATCAGACTTTTAGTGCTGAAAGGATATCCGAATTATTTTGCTAACGGTTATGTGATTATTGATAATATACGCGTAACTAATCAATCTTTCACTGAAGATTTGACACCTCCGGCGATAACCGGTTTGACAGGAAACGGAAAAAACCTGACCGGTACGTTTACAACCACTCAGATCGATTTGGCCGCTACTTTTAATGAACAAGGGAGCCCGGTGAGCGGGATCAATTACAACAGTATCCGTATGATAGTGGACGGGTATGATTTTAAAGCGGGAGACGCAGGTTTTGCAGTGGATAATGAAAACAACAAGGTTTCGTTGGCCGATATGAACCTGTCTAACGGAATGCATAATGTGGTAGTCCATGTGGAAGATAATTTCGGAAATATAGCAGAAAATACGGCTACATTTACGATAGATGCCTCGGACGGAAAGAGCACTGCCGTAACTGTAGAATCTGCTCCGAAAGCGTATGTCGGTACTCCGTTTGAAATAAAAATCAATACCAATAATTCGAAAGATGTAAAAGAACTGGAACTTGTGATGGAATTTAATAATATCGGTTCTGTCGACGCAGTGAACGGTGTAACGTTTGCCGAGAGTGCCCGGAACGGTAGTAGTTATGAATTCAATCCGAGGAACGGATATTTGACGATAAATCTGAAAAATGATATTACTGCCGGCATGGTGGAAACGCTCGCAACGATTAAGGTAAACATTTCGAAGAACAGTAATCCTACTGATATTCTCAGGTGTTCTCCTGTTTCTGCAAAAGCGGTATATGCCGATAATTCATTGTCATTATTCTCCTTGTTTAAGGCTTTTGCCAATGATGTATTGGCGAGCTATAATTTTACTGTAAACAAGCGAATAGTGGGAGCCCCCGGGGAAGTACTGGTTACCGATCTGGACGGGAGTCCGTTGTCAGGTGCTACGGTGTACGCACTAAATTCTAAAATGACGGAAGTAGTCGCTTCGGCTGTAACGGGTCCGGACGGTATCGCGTCAGAAATGGATTTTACCAGTACTGCACAGAGTGTAAATGTCTATGCTGAAAAGGATGGAAAATACTCTTATACTAAGCTGGTACGGACACTGAATCCTCTCTTGACAAAAGTTCCCGAATACATCAGTGCCGGTACGACTGCCGATCCGTCGACATCGAAAACCATAACCTGGATGGCGAATCCTGTACAGGCTGCCGATCCTTCTATTATGAGGCTGGCGAAAAAGTCTGAGGGAGAAGAGGCTTTCCGGGAATTTGCGGGTACGACAAAAATACTGGAATACAATGCCGTGGTAAGTAATGGTGTAACCAAAGGCAGCTCCGTAACAGTTGATAACCTGGAACCTGGAACAACTTATATTTATCAGGTGGGCGATGGAGTGAACTGGTCTTCGACAAGAGAGTTTACGACGACAGCTCCTACTAAAAAATTCTCGTTCAGCGCATTCGGGGATTTACAGGCATCATCAAATAACGGAATGAACAGGTATCTGGCGGCGGCAGAGACTATCGAGGCTATGCCTGAGAGACCCTTATTCAATCTTAACGTAGGTGATGTTGTGGACTCTGACGACCGTTATGATTGTTATTCGTACTATGGATATCTGTTTAACCAGCGTCCGGTTTTCTCGAATATCGATATAATATCCGGTTATGGAAACCATGAATATATGGGTAATCCCGATGCGGATAACGTTAAGTTTATGAATGGTCATCATCATGTTGATCCTTCTGACAAATATGATTCGAAGTTGGTTGGCACGGGCTCTTATGCAGCAGAGTACGGCAATATGCTTGTGCTGGCTTTGGACTGGGAGCATAGAGGCGGTGGTGCAACACCTTCCGCTATTATGGAGGAAACGGCAAAATGGATGGATGACGTATTGAGCAAGACGGACAAGACCTGGAAAATCGTTACATTGCATTATCCGATATTCCCCTCGGCCTCTACTCCGGGCTCACAAGGGATATTCGGCCCCATATTGGATAAACATAATGTCCAGATAGTATTTTGCGGACATGGTCATACTTATGAGCGTGTGCAGATATATCAGGGAAATAATCTGGTACCTCCGGGCGATAAACGTACTTTCGAGCCGGCGATCGGCGGAACTATGCATATCCAGCTTGGCGATATGACCAGTACGGGCAGAAACGCCAGATGGTTACATTGTGATGTTGACGGGAAGAAGATGACCGTTACCGTGAGAGATGCGAATAATAGTGTCGTAGAGAATGAATGTTTTACATTATATGCATCTCCGGTTAATGAGTATCCGGTTACTTTTAATACCGTGTCGGGTGAAGGTACGCTTACTGCTACGGTCGACGGTACCGAGATAACTTCCGGTTCACAAGTTCAGGAAGGAAAAGATGTGGTTTTCACCGCAACGCCGGATGCTTCTTACAAAGTAAAAGAGTGGAGGCTTAATAATACGGTTGTAAACGAAACTGAAACGACTTATACGCTTTCGGATTTGTCGGCCGCTGCAACGGTAACTGTGGCATTTGATATAAAATCAGGAGTAGATGATCTTTCTGCTCAGGCTATCAATGTGTACCCGAATCCGTTTGAGGATAAGTTACAGATTGCAGGTGCTGAAGATTGTACCCTGAAAGTGATAGATGTTGCAGGAACGGTAGTACATGTCCAGAAAATAACAGGTGAAAATGATGTAATTTCACTGGAAAGATTCTTGTCTGGAGTATATTTCTTTCATATAGAGAAAGATAAGCAGGTAAAGATTGTGAGAGTAATGAAGAAATAAGAGTATGCAGGAATGAATAAATATCGGCAACGGACATTAGTTCGTTGCCGATATTTGCTTTAATAAAATCAAAATTGAATTTATCATGATCCTTAAGGATTTTATTCTTAATTACAAAAAGGCGTTCGGCGAAAAGGTGGAACTGCCTCTTGCTTTTTGGTATTCGGATAATGCCATAGCGCAAACGGACAAAAAGGGTCATTGTATTTTTTCCCGGCTGAATGTTGTACGGAACGGTTACGGGATGAGTCTGAATGCGGGGAATATAGGGTGCGGAGGCGGTAAATTTTATTGCGGATTTGCCGAAATGCCTCCTTATGTACCTGATTTTGTTTCGCTTAAAGAGCATTATAAACAATCGCCCGGATTGGTTGAAGATATGCTGGCAAAAATAGATGTTCCCCGTACTGCTAAAAGTTACTTGAATTTTGCGAGAATAGATAAACTTGAGTCGTTCGGTGACGCAGAAGGATTACTGTTCTATGCCACGCCGGATATGTTGAGCGGGCTGGTGACATGGGCTGCGTTTGACAATAATGAAGAAGATGCCGTCATGTCTGTTTTCGGTTCCGGATGTGCCAATGCTATAACTTACGCGATACGGGAAAATAGTAAAGGCGGATATCGCTGCTTTTTAGGGTTGTTCGACCCTTCGGCCCGGCCGCATGTAGCGAGCAATATCATGACCTTTGTCATTCCGATGTCCCGTTTTAAAGTAATGAGCGGGACTTTATTGCAATCTTGTTTGTCCGGCACGCATGCCTGGAATAAAATACGGGAGCGGATCGAGCGCGAAGCAGAGTGATAGGTAAGGCGGGAAAAGGAAATGTTTCTTATAATATGAAAAGAGCCTGTAGATTTTTCCACAGGCTCTTTTTGTTGTTTTGAAGAATGGGTATCAAAAACCTTCTTCAGCTATATCTTCTTCTTCTCCTTGCAGTATCTCCCGTAAACGGTCGCGGT
Protein-coding sequences here:
- a CDS encoding fibronectin type III domain-containing protein; its protein translation is MKTKKLTRAATVFFMFLLCMSSVVRAQIAGPGVDPDVIMLDDFESGSTSKWTPRPGSRGEKMSFELMNAANGDLVRFGNYALKVNIDFTDAQENQTLTAQISPGTSGEALQIPGNASGGKMLGMWVYATPGVEGMWLRVSTRPIGSTSGVTNTDLASKINWTGWKYVQCKLPAKHEFHPDGIRLLVLKGYPNYFANGYVIIDNIRVTNQSFTEDLTPPAITGLTGNGKNLTGTFTTTQIDLAATFNEQGSPVSGINYNSIRMIVDGYDFKAGDAGFAVDNENNKVSLADMNLSNGMHNVVVHVEDNFGNIAENTATFTIDASDGKSTAVTVESAPKAYVGTPFEIKINTNNSKDVKELELVMEFNNIGSVDAVNGVTFAESARNGSSYEFNPRNGYLTINLKNDITAGMVETLATIKVNISKNSNPTDILRCSPVSAKAVYADNSLSLFSLFKAFANDVLASYNFTVNKRIVGAPGEVLVTDLDGSPLSGATVYALNSKMTEVVASAVTGPDGIASEMDFTSTAQSVNVYAEKDGKYSYTKLVRTLNPLLTKVPEYISAGTTADPSTSKTITWMANPVQAADPSIMRLAKKSEGEEAFREFAGTTKILEYNAVVSNGVTKGSSVTVDNLEPGTTYIYQVGDGVNWSSTREFTTTAPTKKFSFSAFGDLQASSNNGMNRYLAAAETIEAMPERPLFNLNVGDVVDSDDRYDCYSYYGYLFNQRPVFSNIDIISGYGNHEYMGNPDADNVKFMNGHHHVDPSDKYDSKLVGTGSYAAEYGNMLVLALDWEHRGGGATPSAIMEETAKWMDDVLSKTDKTWKIVTLHYPIFPSASTPGSQGIFGPILDKHNVQIVFCGHGHTYERVQIYQGNNLVPPGDKRTFEPAIGGTMHIQLGDMTSTGRNARWLHCDVDGKKMTVTVRDANNSVVENECFTLYASPVNEYPVTFNTVSGEGTLTATVDGTEITSGSQVQEGKDVVFTATPDASYKVKEWRLNNTVVNETETTYTLSDLSAAATVTVAFDIKSGVDDLSAQAINVYPNPFEDKLQIAGAEDCTLKVIDVAGTVVHVQKITGENDVISLERFLSGVYFFHIEKDKQVKIVRVMKK
- a CDS encoding DUF169 domain-containing protein yields the protein MILKDFILNYKKAFGEKVELPLAFWYSDNAIAQTDKKGHCIFSRLNVVRNGYGMSLNAGNIGCGGGKFYCGFAEMPPYVPDFVSLKEHYKQSPGLVEDMLAKIDVPRTAKSYLNFARIDKLESFGDAEGLLFYATPDMLSGLVTWAAFDNNEEDAVMSVFGSGCANAITYAIRENSKGGYRCFLGLFDPSARPHVASNIMTFVIPMSRFKVMSGTLLQSCLSGTHAWNKIRERIEREAE
- a CDS encoding SGNH/GDSL hydrolase family protein; translation: MKKSLGVVVLLFVCACLSAQKTDIMKVANLERYAGSNEKLLSQKVKRPVVVFMGNSITEGWVRIRPDFFSSNNYIGRGIKGQTSSQMLLRFRHDVLALHPDMVVINAGTNDIAENTGEYDLNFTLGNIESMAEIARANGIKVILTSVLPAVVFGWNPDISGVSGKIDELNREIRAYAEKRGILYVDYNSGMRKDDGAMVNEYSRDGVHPTGKGYEIMEQRIKPVIDSVLKDK